A single region of the Novosphingobium sp. SL115 genome encodes:
- a CDS encoding zinc-binding dehydrogenase, protein MRAAVMQGLHRPLAIETIPDPTPGEGDVVVKVGRCGICGSDLHMTEDAAYGQGAGSVLGHEFAGEVVALGKGVTGLKAGDLVSVIPLQSCGSCHACQTGAVQWCEKFGLQGGGYAEYALTRPNQCIALPKTASLADGAIVEPLAVALHGVALSGMRIGDKVLVLGAGPIGLAVAFWARRFGAGRVVVQDLAEFQRKRALQMGAHDFVVDAADPVGAAERALGGKADVVFECVGVPGLIAQAVEQVRNDGTITLLGLCTRPDTFNSFAMLSKQVRLVTSAFFTRQEYEAALDALDRGAVEPRLLVTDTIGLAATPVVFESLRKRSHQCKVLIDPFT, encoded by the coding sequence ATGCGCGCAGCGGTAATGCAGGGACTGCACCGTCCCCTTGCCATCGAAACCATCCCCGACCCGACGCCGGGCGAAGGCGACGTGGTGGTGAAAGTGGGCCGCTGCGGCATCTGCGGATCGGACCTGCACATGACCGAGGACGCCGCCTATGGGCAGGGGGCGGGATCGGTGCTGGGCCACGAATTTGCCGGCGAGGTGGTGGCGCTGGGCAAGGGGGTGACGGGGCTGAAGGCCGGTGATCTGGTTTCGGTGATCCCGCTGCAAAGCTGCGGTTCGTGCCATGCCTGCCAGACCGGCGCGGTGCAGTGGTGTGAAAAGTTCGGGCTTCAGGGTGGCGGCTATGCCGAATATGCGCTGACGCGGCCTAACCAGTGCATTGCCCTGCCCAAAACCGCCAGCCTTGCCGATGGCGCGATTGTGGAGCCGCTGGCGGTGGCGCTGCATGGCGTGGCGTTGAGCGGGATGAGGATTGGCGACAAGGTGCTGGTGCTGGGCGCGGGGCCGATTGGCCTTGCCGTGGCATTCTGGGCGCGGCGGTTTGGCGCGGGCCGCGTGGTGGTGCAGGATCTGGCCGAGTTCCAGCGCAAGCGGGCGTTGCAGATGGGCGCGCATGACTTTGTGGTCGATGCGGCCGATCCGGTGGGGGCAGCAGAGCGGGCGCTGGGCGGCAAGGCGGACGTGGTGTTTGAATGCGTTGGCGTGCCGGGGCTGATCGCGCAAGCGGTGGAGCAGGTGCGTAACGATGGCACGATCACACTGCTGGGGCTGTGTACCCGGCCCGATACGTTCAACAGCTTTGCGATGCTGTCCAAGCAGGTGCGGCTGGTGACATCAGCGTTCTTTACCCGGCAGGAATATGAAGCCGCGCTGGATGCGCTGGATCGTGGGGCGGTGGAGCCGCGCCTGCTGGTGACCGATACCATCGGGCTGGCTGCCACGCCCGTTGTGTTTGAAAGCCTGCGCAAGCGGTCGCATCAGTGCAAGGTGCTGATCGATCCTTTTACCTGA
- a CDS encoding SDR family NAD(P)-dependent oxidoreductase, with translation MAGMTFADKAVLVTGGATGIGRAACVAFARAGAQVMIGDKDAQAEETVAIIAQSGGEARFVPTDVTDPAAVEALVAACVAQFGRMDAAFNNAGVLPPQRPIHEVPVDEMNLAIDVDFKGVFYAMQSEIRHFLKVGGGAIVNTASVGALIADPNMSVYCAMKHAVSGLTKAAAVEYAQKGIRVNAIAPGFVVTPMTQHWADSADFRAAFFANNVSGRAAVPDEIAGTVLHLCSDAASFINGATIAIDGGQTAH, from the coding sequence ATGGCAGGAATGACGTTTGCGGACAAAGCCGTGCTGGTGACCGGCGGGGCCACCGGTATCGGGCGTGCGGCCTGCGTGGCCTTTGCGCGGGCAGGTGCGCAGGTGATGATTGGTGACAAGGACGCGCAGGCCGAGGAAACCGTTGCGATCATCGCGCAAAGTGGCGGCGAGGCGCGGTTTGTGCCGACCGATGTGACCGATCCTGCTGCGGTTGAAGCACTGGTGGCGGCCTGTGTCGCGCAGTTCGGGCGGATGGATGCGGCGTTCAACAATGCAGGCGTGCTGCCGCCGCAGCGGCCGATCCATGAAGTGCCGGTGGACGAAATGAACCTTGCCATTGATGTCGATTTCAAGGGCGTGTTCTATGCCATGCAGTCGGAAATCCGGCATTTTCTGAAGGTTGGCGGTGGGGCGATTGTCAACACCGCATCGGTCGGCGCGCTGATCGCTGACCCGAACATGAGCGTCTATTGCGCGATGAAGCACGCGGTATCGGGGCTGACCAAGGCGGCGGCGGTGGAGTATGCGCAGAAGGGCATTCGGGTGAATGCGATTGCCCCCGGCTTTGTCGTCACGCCGATGACGCAGCACTGGGCCGACAGTGCGGATTTCCGCGCTGCTTTCTTTGCCAACAATGTGTCGGGCAGGGCTGCCGTGCCTGATGAAATTGCCGGAACCGTGCTGCATCTGTGTTCGGATGCGGCCAGTTTCATCAACGGTGCAACCATCGCCATCGACGGTGGACAGACCGCGCACTGA